In a single window of the Nicotiana tomentosiformis chromosome 10, ASM39032v3, whole genome shotgun sequence genome:
- the LOC138899865 gene encoding uncharacterized protein, which yields MPGIKPSSPGVRLATLGLKPGSPDEAATVNPNLRATGEILTYVDGVPVYASENKLDGDIDVKIRDDIVGSDQISGNGKCGDLTRTVLSEQTSTVIPGLGSVYELQLNEYEHADERAIVPRESGEIEEVPMKSGTNQIMQLHLNVPVKTPLQQLHDLVTYNVTPIDEDLLRQNPMEDEGEDESKVENFKKVVREGDLSPTASAKGVALMEPFQKKGLIDRYKMRLNMETAYAKIWLFFDAVVEWELVEDTEQQDIIGADIHNMVLHFYGGAALPKSITHTNLVLLPKKPRVETFSDLRPISLSNFINKVLSRALHDRLENFLPSLIASNQSEFVKGRSIFENILLTQEIVTDIRLRGKPANVVIKLNMDKAYDRVSWKYLFILGHLHKTFARFFWSTKEEGRSRHWASWQNLCLRKEEGGLGFMSLNDVSRALFAKLWWRFRTTKSLWSNFMWNKYCKKELPTVVHLRGGSHVWRQMLNARKEVEYEIVWELKSGTTNIWHENWTGLGALYHVLPEDFPINEGLQKVVELRQGEA from the exons atgcCAGGCATAAAGCCAAGCTCCCCAGGTGTTAGGCTGGCGACACTAGGCCTAAAGCCAGGTTCACCTGATGAGGCAGCTACAGTAAACCCCAACCTTAGAGCCACTGGAGAGATTTTGACCTATGTAGATGGTGTTCCGGTGTATGCATCAGAGAACAAACTTGATGGAGATATTGATGTGAAGATTAGGGATGATATAGTGGGTTCAGACCAAATTTCAGGCAATGGAAAGTGTGGTGATCTCACTAGAACAGTGCTTTCAGAGCAGACTTCTACAGTAATTCCTGGGCTAGGCAGTGTCTATGAGCTACAACTCAATGAGTATGAACATGCTGATGAGCGGGCAATTGTTCCAAGAGAATCTGGAGAAATAGAGGAAGTGCCTATGAAATCTGGCACTAATCAAATTATGCAACTACATCTTAACGTTCCAGTTAAGACTCCTCTACAACAGTTACATGATTTAGTTACATACAATGTGACACCAATTGATGAAGACTTATTGAGACAAAATCCAATGGAGGATGAAGGAGAAGATGAATCAAAAGTAGAAAACTTCAAAAAAGTGGTTAGGGAGGGGGATTTATCACCCACAGCTAGTGCTAAAGGAG TTGCATTGATGGAGCCTTTTCAAAAGAAGGGACTTATTGATAGATATAAAATGAGGTTGAATATGGAGACTGCTTATGCAAaaatatggttgttcttcgaTGCAGTGGTGGAATGGGAATTAGTGGAGGATACTGAGCAACAG GATATTATTGGtgctgatatacacaacatggtgctacacttctatggaggagctgcattgcctaaatccatcactcacaccaatctagtgttgctgcccaagaaacctagagttgagactttctctgacttaagacctattagtttgagcaacttcattaaCAAGGTCTTGTCTAGGGCGTTACATGACAGATTGGAGAATTTTTTGCCATCTCTAATAGCTTCTAATCAATCCGAatttgtaaagggtaggagtatatttgagaacatcttattgactcaagaaattgtcactgacataaggttaaggggaaagccagctaatgtggtgatcaagcttAATATGGATAAGGCCTATGATAGGGtttcatggaagtacttatt catcttggggcatctacataagacttttgctaggttcttttggagcacaaaggaagaagggagaagcagacactGGGCTTCATGGCAAAATCTTTGCCTTCGTAAAGAGGAAGGGGGGCTAGGTTTTATGTCCTTAaatgatgtctcaagggcactgtttgctaaactatggtggaggtttaggaccacaaaatctttgtggtctaatttcatgtggaataagtattgcaagaaggagctACCAACAGTGGTGCATTTAAggggagggtctcatgtttggagacaaatgtTGAATGCTAGGAAAGAAGTAGAATatgagatcgtatgggaattaaagagtggaacaactaatatttggcatgaaaattggactggattgggtgcactttatcacgtattacctgaagactttccaatcaatgaaggtCTTCAGAAGGTGGTAGAACTGCGGCAAGGGGAAGCATAG